From a single Paraburkholderia sp. D15 genomic region:
- a CDS encoding aldehyde dehydrogenase family protein — protein MLNKTYPYYLANEAVAANTDLEVTDKFSGEVATRVAMADAAAIDRAIGAAVDAMPALRAFPPFKRQAVLEHCVKRFRERYDELALALCIEAGKPINDSKGEVTRLIDTFKVAAEEAVRIDGEIVNLEISPRAKGYHGYVKRVPIGPCSFISPFNFPLNLTAHKVAPAIAAGVPFVLKPASRTPVGALIMGEILAETDLPKGAFSILPAHRDGADLFTTDERFKLLSFTGSPAVGWELKKKAGKKKVILELGGNAAAIVDGDQGGKLDYVVERLAFGAFYQSGQSCIGVQRILVHASLYDALREKLIAKTKSLVMGDPKDEKTFVGPMISESESRRLAGWMDAAVQAGAKIVAGGKVDGAMFEATLLEGVRRDTDLYRKEAFGPVAILEPFDHFDAALATVNDSDFGLQAGVFTDSLAHAHRAWDELDVGGVVINDVPSFRVDNMPYGGVKDSGLGREGVRYAIEDMTEMRLMVMRETW, from the coding sequence ATGTTGAACAAAACCTACCCGTACTACCTCGCGAACGAAGCGGTCGCGGCGAATACCGATCTCGAAGTCACCGACAAATTCAGCGGCGAAGTGGCGACCCGCGTGGCGATGGCCGACGCGGCCGCGATCGACCGCGCGATCGGCGCCGCCGTCGACGCGATGCCGGCGCTGCGCGCGTTCCCGCCGTTCAAGCGCCAGGCGGTGCTGGAGCACTGCGTGAAACGCTTTCGCGAGCGTTACGACGAGCTGGCGCTCGCGCTGTGCATCGAGGCGGGCAAGCCGATCAACGACTCGAAAGGCGAAGTCACGCGGCTGATCGACACCTTCAAGGTGGCCGCCGAGGAGGCGGTGCGCATCGACGGGGAAATCGTCAATCTGGAGATTTCGCCGCGCGCGAAGGGCTATCACGGCTACGTGAAGCGCGTGCCGATCGGCCCGTGCTCGTTCATTTCGCCGTTCAATTTTCCGCTCAACCTGACCGCGCACAAGGTCGCGCCGGCCATCGCGGCGGGCGTGCCGTTCGTGCTGAAGCCCGCGAGCCGCACGCCGGTCGGCGCGTTGATCATGGGCGAGATTCTCGCGGAAACCGATCTGCCGAAGGGCGCGTTCTCGATCCTGCCCGCGCATCGCGACGGCGCCGATCTGTTCACCACCGACGAGCGCTTCAAACTGTTGTCCTTCACCGGCTCGCCGGCGGTGGGCTGGGAGCTGAAGAAAAAAGCCGGCAAGAAGAAGGTGATTCTGGAGTTGGGCGGCAACGCGGCGGCGATCGTCGACGGCGATCAGGGCGGCAAGCTCGACTACGTGGTCGAGCGGCTCGCGTTCGGCGCGTTCTATCAGTCGGGGCAGAGCTGCATCGGCGTGCAGCGGATTCTGGTGCACGCGAGCCTCTATGACGCGCTGCGCGAAAAGCTGATCGCGAAGACGAAGTCGCTGGTGATGGGCGATCCGAAGGACGAAAAGACCTTCGTGGGGCCGATGATCTCGGAATCGGAGTCGCGACGCCTCGCCGGCTGGATGGACGCCGCCGTGCAGGCGGGCGCGAAGATCGTCGCGGGCGGCAAGGTGGACGGCGCGATGTTCGAGGCCACGCTGCTCGAGGGCGTGCGGCGCGATACCGATCTGTATCGCAAGGAGGCGTTCGGGCCGGTGGCGATTCTCGAACCGTTCGACCATTTCGACGCGGCGCTCGCCACCGTCAACGACAGCGATTTCGGCCTGCAGGCGGGCGTGTTCACCGATTCGCTCGCGCATGCGCATCGCGCGTGGGACGAACTCGACGTGGGCGGCGTGGTGATCAACGACGTGCCGTCGTTCCGCGTCGACAACATGCCGTACGGCGGCGTGAAGGACTCGGGCCTCGGCCGCGAGGGCGTGCGCTACGCGATCGAGGACATGACCGAAATGCGCCTGATGGTGATGCGCGAGACGTGGTGA
- a CDS encoding acetolactate synthase large subunit, with the protein MKASDLFVKSLEAEGVEYVFGIPGEENLDLLESLRRSKIRLILTRHEQAAGFMAATYGRLTGRTGVCLATLGPGATNFVTAAAYAQLGGMPMLMVTGQKPIKSSKQGHFQIVDVVRMMEPLTKYTRQIVSIGNIPAAVREAVRQAEEERPGATHLELPEDVAHEEGDGKPIPKSYSRRPVAEEKAVARAVEAIMQAKHPLLMIGAGGNRKTTTKMLREFVDQTGIPFFTTQMGKGVIDESHPMWLGNATLSDGDFVHRAIDHADCIINVGHDVIEKPPFFMRSGDAGEKTVIHVNFLGAEVDTVYFPQIEVVGDIANAVWQLKESLKVRQEHWDFTRFKEIKEHFEAHLAKGQHDDRFPMYPVRIVNDVYESTPVDGIVCLDNGMYKIWFARYYRAHEPNSLLLDNALASMGAGLPSAIATKIVHPDRKVMAVCGDGGFMMNSQELETAVRLKLDLVVLILRDDAFGMIRWKQENMNFPDYGMTLANPDFVAYAQSYGAKGHRVETAAEFAPLLRECFVTPGVHVIDVPVDYSDNERVLNREIKRLSAQL; encoded by the coding sequence ATGAAAGCATCGGACCTGTTCGTCAAATCGCTGGAAGCCGAAGGTGTCGAGTACGTGTTCGGCATCCCCGGTGAAGAAAATCTCGATCTGCTCGAATCGCTGCGCCGCTCGAAAATCCGTCTGATCCTCACGCGCCACGAGCAGGCGGCCGGTTTCATGGCCGCCACCTATGGGCGGCTGACCGGCCGCACCGGCGTCTGTCTGGCCACGCTCGGCCCCGGCGCGACCAACTTCGTGACCGCCGCCGCTTACGCGCAGCTCGGCGGCATGCCGATGCTGATGGTCACCGGCCAGAAGCCGATCAAGTCGAGCAAGCAGGGCCATTTCCAGATCGTCGACGTGGTGCGGATGATGGAGCCGCTGACCAAGTACACGCGCCAGATCGTCTCGATCGGCAATATTCCGGCGGCCGTGCGCGAGGCGGTGCGCCAGGCCGAGGAGGAGCGCCCCGGCGCCACCCACCTCGAATTGCCCGAGGACGTCGCGCACGAGGAGGGCGACGGCAAGCCGATTCCGAAGAGCTACAGCCGCCGTCCGGTGGCGGAGGAAAAAGCGGTCGCGCGCGCGGTCGAGGCCATCATGCAGGCGAAGCATCCGCTGCTGATGATCGGCGCGGGCGGCAACCGCAAGACCACCACCAAAATGCTGCGCGAGTTCGTCGACCAGACCGGCATTCCATTTTTCACCACGCAGATGGGCAAGGGCGTGATCGACGAATCGCATCCGATGTGGCTCGGCAACGCGACGCTATCGGATGGCGACTTCGTGCACCGTGCGATCGACCACGCCGACTGCATCATCAACGTCGGCCACGACGTGATCGAGAAGCCGCCGTTTTTCATGCGCAGCGGCGACGCGGGTGAAAAGACCGTGATTCACGTGAATTTTCTCGGCGCGGAAGTGGATACCGTGTACTTCCCGCAGATCGAGGTGGTCGGCGATATCGCCAATGCGGTCTGGCAACTGAAGGAAAGCCTCAAGGTGCGCCAGGAGCATTGGGACTTCACGCGCTTCAAGGAGATCAAGGAACACTTCGAGGCGCATCTGGCGAAGGGTCAGCACGACGACCGTTTCCCGATGTACCCGGTGCGGATCGTCAACGACGTGTACGAATCGACGCCGGTGGACGGCATCGTGTGTCTGGACAACGGCATGTACAAGATCTGGTTCGCCCGCTATTACCGCGCGCACGAGCCGAATTCGCTGCTGCTCGACAACGCGCTGGCGTCGATGGGCGCGGGCTTGCCGTCGGCGATCGCGACGAAGATCGTGCACCCGGACCGCAAGGTGATGGCCGTATGCGGCGATGGCGGCTTCATGATGAATTCGCAGGAACTGGAAACGGCGGTGCGTCTGAAGCTGGATCTGGTGGTCCTGATTCTGCGCGACGACGCGTTCGGCATGATCCGCTGGAAGCAGGAAAACATGAATTTCCCCGACTACGGCATGACGCTTGCGAATCCGGATTTCGTCGCGTATGCGCAGAGCTACGGCGCGAAGGGGCATCGGGTCGAAACGGCGGCGGAGTTCGCGCCGCTGCTGCGCGAGTGTTTCGTCACGCCGGGCGTGCACGTGATCGACGTGCCGGTCGACTATTCGGACAACGAGCGCGTGCTCAATCGCGAGATCAAACGCCTGAGCGCGCAGCTTTGA
- a CDS encoding DUF6726 family protein — protein sequence MRRAAGRLGALSVALVFSAGLSGCGLAAAPCRVASAGLKIVPLVGHVAAAPTDACADVIDP from the coding sequence CTGCGCCGCGCGGCGGGCCGCCTGGGCGCGCTGAGCGTGGCGCTCGTGTTCAGCGCCGGATTGAGCGGTTGCGGTCTTGCGGCCGCGCCATGCCGGGTCGCGTCGGCGGGATTGAAGATCGTGCCGCTGGTCGGGCACGTCGCCGCCGCGCCGACCGATGCGTGCGCCGACGTCATCGATCCGTGA
- a CDS encoding META domain-containing protein, with the protein MLQSSSARALARFTPYARAAVAALSVAALLSACAIPKHPDSEAAAPDPFNPAATQLLDDTSWTLSGWKQADGTARAVPSGDQGAPITLKLSTDKGQRHASGFSGCNRYMGSYALKDGKLSFGTLGGTRMACATPGGQIEGAYLNALTHIERTGVQMRAPQQMQLVLDNGDTLIFERSAQ; encoded by the coding sequence ATGCTCCAAAGCTCCTCCGCGCGAGCTCTTGCGCGCTTCACCCCGTATGCGCGCGCGGCCGTCGCCGCGTTGAGCGTCGCCGCGCTGTTGAGCGCCTGCGCGATCCCGAAACATCCGGACTCGGAAGCCGCCGCGCCCGATCCGTTCAACCCCGCCGCCACGCAACTGCTCGACGACACGAGCTGGACGTTGAGCGGCTGGAAACAGGCCGACGGCACCGCACGCGCGGTTCCGTCCGGCGATCAGGGGGCGCCGATCACGCTCAAGCTGTCCACCGACAAAGGCCAGCGTCACGCGAGCGGCTTCTCCGGTTGCAACCGCTACATGGGTTCGTATGCGCTGAAAGACGGCAAGCTGAGCTTCGGCACGCTGGGTGGCACGCGCATGGCCTGCGCGACGCCGGGCGGCCAGATCGAGGGTGCGTATCTGAATGCGCTCACGCACATCGAGCGTACCGGCGTGCAGATGCGCGCGCCGCAGCAGATGCAGCTGGTGCTGGATAACGGCGACACGCTGATCTTCGAGCGCAGCGCGCAATGA
- a CDS encoding MliC family protein, which translates to MKRKFVAITIAFGLATLAGSAYADSLRLTEIQTQGRQTHKYTCATGKILQVTYWNASNGQSFALVPVKGQQLLFVNTLSASGVRYQAGIYTWWTKGPRADLYDATNGENAPPVLSDCVTINR; encoded by the coding sequence ATGAAGAGAAAGTTTGTTGCAATCACCATCGCATTCGGGCTTGCGACGCTCGCGGGCAGCGCGTACGCCGACTCCTTGCGTCTGACCGAAATCCAGACCCAGGGCCGTCAAACCCACAAGTACACCTGCGCGACCGGCAAGATTCTGCAAGTCACTTACTGGAACGCATCGAACGGCCAGAGCTTCGCGCTGGTGCCCGTGAAAGGCCAGCAACTGCTGTTCGTCAACACGCTGTCGGCGTCCGGCGTGCGCTATCAGGCCGGTATCTACACGTGGTGGACCAAGGGCCCGCGCGCCGATCTCTACGACGCGACTAACGGCGAAAACGCGCCACCTGTTCTGTCCGACTGCGTGACCATCAATCGTTGA
- the purT gene encoding formate-dependent phosphoribosylglycinamide formyltransferase gives MQIGQRIGTPLSDSATRVMLLGAGELGKEVIIALQRLGVEVIAVDRYPNAPGHQVAHRAHVIDMTDRAALRALVEQERPHLIVPEIEAIATDALAAIETDGLAEVIPTARATQLTMNREGIRRLAAEELGLPTSPYAFADSLDELRAGIAKVGYPCVVKPVMSSSGKGQSVLKSDADVEPAWQYAMAGGRVNHGRVIVEGFIDFEYEITQLTVRAIDPSSGAVGTYFCDPIGHVQVAGDYVESWQPQPMSPLALQRARDVAEKVTAALGGRGLFGVELFVRGDEVWFSEVSPRPHDTGLVTLCSQRFSEFELHARAILGLPVDTSLRAPGASAVIYGGLDEAGIAFEGVAAALAVPNADLRLFGKPESFLKRRMGVALATGDNLDEARARAKQAAAAVHPVSAK, from the coding sequence ATGCAGATCGGCCAACGGATCGGCACGCCCCTTTCTGATTCCGCCACGCGCGTCATGCTGCTCGGCGCCGGCGAGCTCGGCAAGGAAGTGATCATCGCGCTGCAACGGCTGGGCGTCGAAGTGATCGCCGTCGACCGTTATCCGAATGCGCCGGGTCATCAGGTCGCGCATCGCGCGCACGTGATCGACATGACCGACCGCGCCGCGCTGCGCGCGCTGGTCGAACAGGAACGCCCGCATCTGATCGTCCCTGAGATCGAGGCGATCGCGACCGACGCGCTCGCCGCGATCGAAACCGACGGCCTCGCCGAAGTGATCCCGACCGCGCGCGCCACCCAGCTCACCATGAACCGCGAAGGCATCCGCCGGCTGGCCGCCGAGGAGCTCGGCCTGCCGACCTCGCCGTACGCGTTCGCCGATTCGCTCGACGAATTGCGCGCGGGCATCGCCAAGGTCGGTTATCCATGCGTGGTGAAGCCGGTGATGTCGTCGTCGGGCAAGGGCCAGTCGGTGCTGAAGAGCGATGCCGACGTCGAACCCGCATGGCAATACGCGATGGCCGGCGGCCGCGTGAATCACGGGCGCGTGATCGTCGAGGGCTTTATCGACTTCGAATACGAAATCACGCAGTTGACGGTGCGCGCGATCGACCCGTCGAGCGGCGCGGTCGGCACGTATTTCTGCGATCCGATCGGTCACGTGCAGGTGGCGGGCGACTACGTCGAATCGTGGCAGCCGCAGCCGATGAGCCCGCTCGCGCTGCAACGCGCGCGCGACGTCGCGGAGAAGGTGACGGCGGCGCTCGGCGGCCGGGGGCTGTTCGGTGTCGAACTGTTCGTGCGTGGCGACGAGGTGTGGTTCTCCGAAGTCAGCCCGCGTCCGCATGACACGGGTCTCGTCACGCTGTGCTCGCAGCGTTTCTCCGAGTTCGAACTGCATGCGCGCGCGATTCTCGGCTTGCCGGTGGATACGTCGTTGCGGGCGCCGGGCGCGTCGGCGGTGATTTATGGCGGCCTGGACGAAGCGGGCATCGCCTTCGAAGGCGTGGCCGCCGCGCTGGCCGTGCCCAATGCGGACCTGCGGCTGTTCGGCAAGCCCGAAAGTTTCCTGAAGCGCCGCATGGGCGTCGCGCTCGCGACCGGCGACAACCTCGACGAAGCCCGTGCCCGCGCGAAGCAGGCTGCGGCGGCGGTGCATCCCGTATCGGCGAAGTAA
- a CDS encoding DNA translocase FtsK, whose amino-acid sequence MHTVVFGWFGGSAVWFLPLLWRLVKSVLPGGAGLRGPGTIRLWLGFVCVLVASCTLEASLIDVTGVNGFGHALAAGFGHLLGHIGTPLAALALFGISLPWLIDFRWRDFASWADAAFGLGLSRGLAKRDEEARRHRSIDDGPMSQGLSSHGLSSPGSGAVNTMAPKTNGRYARPTVWRPPARGRGAEAAAGAGAATAREAAAREAATRQASASWRAGATSARGRAAQAEPVLRTGAITPPRQTPMAASAASVANTDKAAAWMPAEPVAPAGWLREARTGDVAGRGAGGALASARPAGSANPVDRAGVPVGSAMKNARPMDAARTVPSGAAGSLAGTAFNQVSASASASARQTSVEAGRGAPASPNSLHSINPVTPSTPLQRAPMPRQPLPATSRADTAPSSAGVRRPPSPPYSRTMQGAQKVTPPASVEETLRSIAENTARWTDIAGVSLARTSGAEHAKLTTPPMSVAMSSFDTARAETSFATPVETPLGTSHGTPDVHAVQTAVAAASVMAAAAATAATTASTATAEPMAATSFDHATQPAPDTLQPETTHATNAGTPSTNDAFDASVEDDADQVMQWPIEPAVVQPPLTAVPSLNTTPSFAPASVTASAPVAESVSESLSASVAESAPVLGSIAAAAPISTPATAPGVEYAPTFESVSAPAPMSALPAASAATAAEALAPKPTLESAATITPAITTAPASFEIPTPKPATPVVTPTPFQIFAARLQEDDIPEDASAFADGTSPSAAAAAAAAATAVATVATATPATPLAELVIDKTLVPWESIDAAASSRAASSESVPPWADQATDVQPPALPAESAASAPQAFAPQLTEGTQATPTSPAPQPAAPAPAPIAEPQDPPASRPPIRGHAPANGFEFRAPAASMVELPTLDLLAPADIDVETVSEDALIETGLLIEQRLQEFKVPVTVVGASAGPVITRFEVEPALGVRGSQIVGLMKDLSRGLGLTSIRVVETIPGKTCMGLELPNAKRQTIRLSEILEASVYQNSHSQLTLAMGKDITGHPVVADLAKAPHMLVAGTTGSGKSVAINAMICSLLFKATPEEVRLIMIDPKMLELSVYEGIPHLLAPVVTDMKLAANALNWCVGEMEKRYRLMSAVGVRNLAGFNQKIRDTEAKGKKLGNPFSLTPDAPEPLAPLPLIVVVIDELADLMMVAGKKIEELIARLAQKARAAGIHLILATQRPSVDVITGLIKANIPTRVAFQVSSKIDSRTILDQMGAESLLGQGDMLFLPPGTGYPQRVHGAFVADEEVHRIVEYLKQFGEPQYEEGILDGPASEGGASQDLFGESPEAEADPLYDEAVAFVVRTRRASISSVQRQLRIGYNRAARLVEQMETAGLVSAMGINGSREVLAPGPAE is encoded by the coding sequence ATGCACACGGTAGTTTTCGGCTGGTTCGGCGGGTCGGCCGTCTGGTTCCTTCCTCTTTTGTGGCGTCTCGTGAAGTCGGTATTGCCGGGCGGCGCGGGCCTGCGCGGTCCCGGCACGATCCGGCTGTGGCTCGGCTTCGTCTGCGTGCTGGTGGCGAGCTGCACGCTGGAGGCGTCGCTGATCGACGTGACCGGCGTGAATGGCTTCGGGCACGCGCTGGCCGCGGGCTTCGGTCATCTGCTCGGACACATCGGCACACCGCTCGCGGCGCTGGCGCTGTTCGGCATCAGCCTGCCGTGGCTGATCGATTTCCGCTGGCGCGATTTCGCGTCGTGGGCGGATGCCGCGTTCGGGCTGGGTCTGTCGCGCGGACTGGCGAAGCGCGACGAGGAAGCGCGCCGTCATCGCAGCATCGACGATGGGCCGATGTCGCAGGGGCTGTCGTCGCATGGGTTGTCGTCGCCGGGTTCGGGCGCGGTCAACACGATGGCGCCGAAAACCAACGGGCGTTATGCGCGGCCGACCGTGTGGCGTCCGCCCGCGCGCGGCCGTGGCGCGGAAGCGGCGGCGGGTGCCGGCGCGGCGACGGCGAGGGAAGCCGCCGCGAGAGAAGCGGCGACGCGCCAGGCGAGCGCGAGCTGGCGTGCCGGGGCGACGTCCGCGCGAGGCCGTGCGGCGCAGGCTGAGCCGGTGTTGCGTACGGGCGCTATCACGCCGCCGCGGCAGACGCCGATGGCGGCGTCGGCTGCATCGGTTGCGAATACGGATAAGGCCGCTGCGTGGATGCCGGCCGAGCCGGTTGCGCCGGCCGGTTGGCTGCGCGAGGCGCGGACCGGGGATGTGGCGGGACGGGGTGCCGGTGGGGCGTTGGCTTCGGCGCGGCCGGCGGGCAGCGCGAATCCTGTCGATCGTGCCGGCGTACCGGTCGGCAGCGCGATGAAAAATGCGCGTCCGATGGATGCGGCGCGCACCGTGCCGAGTGGCGCCGCCGGTAGTTTGGCGGGTACGGCGTTTAATCAGGTTTCCGCTTCTGCTTCCGCTTCCGCCAGACAGACCTCCGTCGAAGCGGGACGTGGCGCCCCGGCGTCGCCGAATTCGCTCCATTCGATCAATCCCGTTACGCCGTCCACGCCGCTCCAGCGCGCGCCGATGCCGCGTCAACCGCTCCCGGCGACATCGCGTGCGGACACTGCGCCGTCGAGCGCGGGCGTACGTCGTCCTCCGTCGCCCCCCTATTCGCGGACGATGCAGGGCGCGCAGAAAGTCACGCCGCCCGCAAGCGTCGAGGAGACCTTGCGCAGCATCGCCGAGAACACCGCGCGCTGGACGGATATCGCTGGCGTGAGCCTTGCGCGAACCAGCGGCGCGGAACACGCGAAACTCACCACGCCGCCGATGAGTGTCGCGATGTCGTCATTCGATACCGCGCGCGCGGAGACGTCGTTCGCGACGCCGGTAGAGACGCCGCTTGGGACGTCGCATGGAACGCCTGACGTGCATGCGGTGCAGACGGCGGTTGCAGCGGCATCGGTGATGGCAGCGGCAGCGGCAACCGCCGCGACTACGGCATCGACAGCCACTGCCGAGCCCATGGCCGCGACGTCGTTCGATCATGCGACACAACCGGCGCCTGACACGTTGCAGCCTGAAACAACGCATGCGACGAACGCCGGCACGCCATCCACCAACGACGCATTCGATGCGTCAGTTGAAGACGACGCCGATCAGGTCATGCAATGGCCGATCGAACCGGCAGTCGTTCAACCGCCGTTGACTGCCGTGCCGTCGTTGAACACGACGCCATCGTTCGCACCGGCGTCGGTGACGGCATCTGCGCCGGTGGCTGAATCCGTATCGGAGTCTTTATCTGCGTCGGTCGCGGAATCCGCACCGGTGCTTGGGTCCATCGCTGCGGCCGCGCCAATCTCTACGCCGGCAACCGCGCCAGGGGTCGAGTACGCGCCGACGTTTGAGTCCGTCTCCGCGCCCGCGCCGATGTCGGCACTTCCAGCAGCATCAGCGGCAACGGCAGCGGAAGCGCTCGCACCCAAGCCAACACTCGAATCGGCAGCGACGATTACGCCAGCCATCACGACGGCGCCCGCGTCATTCGAGATCCCCACGCCGAAACCCGCGACACCCGTCGTCACGCCGACGCCGTTCCAGATCTTCGCGGCTCGCCTGCAAGAGGACGACATCCCGGAGGACGCGTCCGCATTCGCCGACGGCACTTCGCCGTCCGCAGCCGCAGCCGCAGCCGCAGCCGCAACCGCCGTCGCAACGGTCGCAACGGCTACACCCGCAACGCCGCTTGCCGAACTCGTCATCGACAAGACGCTCGTGCCTTGGGAAAGCATCGACGCGGCCGCCTCGTCGCGTGCCGCGTCGTCTGAAAGCGTGCCGCCCTGGGCCGACCAGGCAACGGATGTGCAGCCCCCTGCCCTCCCGGCTGAGTCTGCGGCATCCGCGCCACAAGCCTTCGCGCCTCAGCTCACCGAAGGCACCCAGGCAACACCCACATCGCCAGCCCCACAACCGGCCGCGCCCGCTCCCGCGCCGATCGCCGAGCCCCAGGACCCGCCCGCGTCCCGCCCGCCCATACGCGGTCACGCCCCGGCGAACGGCTTCGAATTCCGCGCCCCCGCCGCATCGATGGTCGAACTGCCGACGCTCGATCTGCTCGCGCCCGCCGACATCGACGTCGAAACCGTCTCCGAGGATGCGCTGATCGAAACCGGCCTGCTGATCGAACAGCGTCTGCAGGAATTCAAGGTGCCGGTCACCGTGGTCGGCGCCTCCGCCGGTCCGGTGATCACGCGCTTCGAAGTCGAACCCGCGCTCGGCGTGCGCGGCAGCCAGATTGTCGGCCTGATGAAGGATCTGTCGCGCGGCCTCGGCCTCACGTCGATCCGCGTGGTCGAAACGATTCCCGGCAAGACCTGCATGGGCCTCGAACTGCCGAATGCGAAGCGGCAGACCATCCGCCTCTCCGAGATTCTCGAAGCGAGCGTCTACCAGAACTCGCACTCGCAGCTGACGCTCGCGATGGGCAAGGACATCACCGGCCACCCGGTCGTCGCCGATCTGGCGAAAGCACCGCACATGCTGGTGGCGGGCACGACGGGTTCCGGCAAGTCGGTGGCGATCAACGCGATGATCTGCTCGCTGCTCTTCAAGGCGACGCCCGAGGAAGTGCGCCTGATCATGATCGATCCGAAGATGCTGGAGCTCTCGGTCTACGAAGGCATCCCGCATCTGCTCGCGCCGGTCGTGACCGACATGAAGCTCGCGGCCAACGCGCTGAACTGGTGCGTCGGCGAAATGGAGAAACGCTACCGGCTGATGTCCGCGGTCGGCGTGCGCAACCTCGCCGGCTTCAACCAGAAGATCCGCGACACCGAAGCCAAGGGCAAGAAGCTCGGCAACCCGTTCTCGTTGACGCCGGACGCGCCCGAACCGCTCGCGCCGCTGCCGCTGATCGTGGTGGTGATCGACGAGCTGGCCGACCTGATGATGGTGGCCGGCAAGAAGATCGAGGAACTGATCGCGCGCCTCGCGCAGAAGGCGCGCGCCGCCGGCATCCATCTGATTCTCGCCACGCAGCGGCCTTCGGTCGACGTGATCACCGGCCTCATCAAGGCGAACATTCCGACGCGCGTCGCGTTCCAGGTATCGTCGAAGATCGACTCGCGCACGATTCTCGATCAGATGGGCGCGGAGTCGCTGCTCGGCCAGGGCGACATGCTGTTCCTGCCGCCGGGCACCGGCTACCCGCAGCGTGTGCACGGCGCGTTCGTCGCGGACGAGGAAGTGCATCGCATCGTCGAATATCTGAAGCAGTTCGGCGAGCCGCAATACGAGGAAGGCATTCTCGATGGCCCGGCCAGCGAAGGCGGCGCGTCCCAGGACCTGTTCGGCGAATCGCCCGAAGCGGAAGCCGATCCGCTCTACGACGAAGCGGTCGCCTTCGTGGTACGCACGCGGCGCGCGTCGATCTCGTCGGTGCAGCGGCAGTTGCGCATCGGCTATAACCGCGCGGCGCGTCTGGTCGAGCAGATGGAAACGGCCGGGCTGGTGTCGGCGATGGGTATCAACGGCAGCCGTGAAGTGCTCGCGCCGGGACCGGCGGAATGA